The genomic stretch GGCATCGAGTTGAGGGGGTCGCGAGTTGTTTTCCATCGTTTTTTGCCTTGCAATGAAAGCATTTTGCACGACGGAGGCTACTTGACCTGTTCTTTCAGTTCTGCTTACTCTAAGCAATGAAATTTCACGTGGCCTCTCCTACCATCCGCTCATTCGTTTTCTTTTGAATCAAGGAGCCAGCCATGTGCGGCATCGTCGGCGCGGTCAGCCAACGCAACATCGTTCCCATCCTGATCGAGGGTTTGAAGCGCCTCGAATACCGCGGCTATGACTCATGCGGTGTGGCCGTGCACCGGGACGGCGGGTTGCAGCGTGCGCGCAGCACGTCGCGGGTGGCCGAGCTGGACGCGCAGGTGGCGGCCGACCAGGTGACGGGCCATACGGGTGTGGCCCACACCCGCTGGGCCACGCACGGTGCGCCGGTGGTGCACAACGCCCACCCCCACTTCTCGCACGGCGTGGGGGCCGATGCCTACACCGCGCGCCCGGGCCGCATTGCGCTTGTGCACAACGGCATCATCGAGAACCATGAAGAGCTGCGCGAGGAGCTGCGCGGCAAGGGCTATGTGTTCGCGAGCCAGACGGACACCGAGGTGATCGCACACCTGGTCGATCACTTGTACGACGGTGATCTGTTCGATGCGGTGAAGCGGGCGACGTTGCAGCTGAAGGGTGCGTATGCGATCGCGGTGTTCTGCCGAGATGAGCCCCACCGCGTGGTGGGTGCGCGCGAGGGCTCGCCGCTGGTGCTGGGGGTGGGGACGCGTGAAGGTGCCGGCGAGAACTTCCTTGCATCGGACGCGATGGCCTTGGCGGGCGTGACCGACCAGATCGTGTACCTGGAAGAGGGCGACGTGGTCGACCTGCAGCTGGGCAAGTTCTGGATCGAGTCGCGTGGTGGCAGCGGGAGCGGTGGGACGGGGCAGCCGCAAGGCGAGCGTTATGCCCGCGTCGAGCGCCCGGTGCGCACGGTGCTGGCGCACACCGGGGCGGCCGAGCTGGGTCCGTACCGGCACTACATGCAGAAAGAGATCTTCGAGCAGCCGCGGGCAATCTCGGACACGCTCGAAGGTGTGGAGGGCATCTCGCCCGAGCTGTTCGGCGATGGTGCTTACTCGGTGTTCAAAGAGGTCGAACAGGTGCTGATCCTGGCGTGCGGCACCAGCTACTACGCCGGTTCCACCGCCAAGTACTGGCTCGAGTCGATTGCCAAGATCCCCACCAGCGTGGAGATCGCCAGCGAGTACCGTTATCGCGACACTGTGCCGCACCCCAAGACCTTGGTGGTCACGATCTCGCAATCGGGCGAGACGGCTGACACCTTGGCTGCGCTGAAGCACGCGCGCAGTTTGGGCATGCCGCATACGCTGACGATCTGCAACGTGGCGACGAGTGCGATGGTGCGCGAGTGCAAGCTGGCGTACATCACGCGTGCGGGTGTCGAGATCGGTGTGGCATCGACCAAGGCGTTCACGACGCAGTTGGCTGGGTTGTTCTTGCTGACGCTGGCCTTGGGCCAGGTGCGCGGGCATGTGAGTGAGGCGCAGGAGGCCGAACACCTGAAGGCCATGCGGCACCTGCCGGTGGCCTTGCAGTCGGTGCTGGCGCTGGAGCCGCAGGTGATTGCGTGGGCCGAAGAGTTTGCGCGCAAGGAAAACGCGTTGTTCCTGGGGCGCGGGTTGCACTACCCGATTGCGCTGGAAGGGGCGTTGAAGCTGAAGGAGATCAGTTATATCCACGCCGAGGCTTACCCGGCGGGTGAGTTGAAGCACGGGCCGCTGGCGCTGGTGACGGCCGAGATGCCGGTGGTGACGGTGGCGCCGAACGATACGCTGCTGGAGAAGCTGAAGAGCAATCTGCAGGAAGTGAAGGCGCGGGGCGGGCAGTTGTTTGTGTTTGCCGATGGGGACACGCGGATCGAGAGTGAGCCGGGGATCCATGTGATTCGGATGCCGGAGCACTATGGCGCGCTGTCGCCGATCTTGCATGTGGTGCCGCTGCAGTTGCTGGCGTATCACACGGCGTGTGCACGGGGGACGGATGTGGATAAGCCGCGGAACTTGGCGAAGAGTGTGACGGTGGAGTGAGGGGGGGGCGGGTTGTTGGCTGGAATAAATAAAGTTGGTCGGAATTGAGCCCGGTAAGTCCTTGATTGTGAATGGCCGCCGAGACAAAGCAAGATTTGTCGAGGCGGCAGCGCAAGGGCTACAGCAGGCGTTTTGGCGGAAAAGTGCGGGGGGAAGTCTGTAGGGGTCTACGTTACCGAGGCCGTTGGGCCTGTCCGGATTTTTGTGTGTGAGGCTCTGAAGGCCGCCCCTTAAACGGCGGTCGTGATGAAGCGGTCACCGTAGGCGATCGCAAACTGATTCATCGCCTCCCGCCATTCCTTGGCAGCCCGTCCCCAGTCCGCCGTGATGTTGCGCAGCGCCAGCCAGATTAGCTTGGTGGCTGCCTCGTCGCTAGGGAAGTGCCCGCGCGTCTTGATGATCTTACGCAGTTGGGCGTGGATGCTCTCAATGGAATTTGTTGTGTAAATCACCCGACGCACCGCCGGCGGGAACGCATAAAACGGAATCACCCGATCCCAGTTGCGCCGCCAGGCGGCCACCACGGTCGGGAACTTGTTGCCCCAGGGCCCGGCCTCAAACGCCTCCAGTTCGGCCGCTGCGGCCTCGGCGCTGACGGCCGTGTAGATCGGCTTGAGCGCCGTGGCGAGTTGCTTGCGGTCCTTCCAGCTGGCGAAATCCAGGCTGTTGCGCAGCAGGTGCACGAT from Caldimonas brevitalea encodes the following:
- the glmS gene encoding glutamine--fructose-6-phosphate transaminase (isomerizing); this translates as MCGIVGAVSQRNIVPILIEGLKRLEYRGYDSCGVAVHRDGGLQRARSTSRVAELDAQVAADQVTGHTGVAHTRWATHGAPVVHNAHPHFSHGVGADAYTARPGRIALVHNGIIENHEELREELRGKGYVFASQTDTEVIAHLVDHLYDGDLFDAVKRATLQLKGAYAIAVFCRDEPHRVVGAREGSPLVLGVGTREGAGENFLASDAMALAGVTDQIVYLEEGDVVDLQLGKFWIESRGGSGSGGTGQPQGERYARVERPVRTVLAHTGAAELGPYRHYMQKEIFEQPRAISDTLEGVEGISPELFGDGAYSVFKEVEQVLILACGTSYYAGSTAKYWLESIAKIPTSVEIASEYRYRDTVPHPKTLVVTISQSGETADTLAALKHARSLGMPHTLTICNVATSAMVRECKLAYITRAGVEIGVASTKAFTTQLAGLFLLTLALGQVRGHVSEAQEAEHLKAMRHLPVALQSVLALEPQVIAWAEEFARKENALFLGRGLHYPIALEGALKLKEISYIHAEAYPAGELKHGPLALVTAEMPVVTVAPNDTLLEKLKSNLQEVKARGGQLFVFADGDTRIESEPGIHVIRMPEHYGALSPILHVVPLQLLAYHTACARGTDVDKPRNLAKSVTVE